A stretch of DNA from Bacillus solimangrovi:
TTTACATTGATTGGTATCTTCTCAATTGGGATGTTTTTATTTATAAGGCAAGAGAGAAAGGCAACAGAACCAATGATGCCGTTTGAGCTTTGGAAGGAGCGTTCGATTACGATTTCCAACCTTGGAGCACTTACTACTGGAGCCATGTTGATTGGTGTATCAAGCTTTCTACCAGCATTTGTTCAAGGGGTAATGGAACGAAGCGCGACTGTTGCAGGCTTTACATTAACAACGATGTCTATCGGATGGCCGATCGCTGCTACAATTGCTGGAAGGTTGTTATTGAAAATTGGATATCGTAAAACTTCATTATTTGGTGGTATTGCATTAATCATTGGTGCAATATTCTTTGTTACATTATCGTTAGAAAGAGGACCTATTTGGGCTGCATGTGGTTCCTTTTTCATTGGGATAGGTATGGGTTTAATGAATACTTCATTTATCGTTTCAATTCAAAGTACAGTGAGTTGGAAGTTACGCGGTATTGCAACAGCATCAAACATGTTTATGCGTAATTTAGGAAGTGCACTCGGTGCAGCATTGCTTGGAGGTATATTAAATTCTCGTCTACATGCGTATATTCAAAATAGTGGCTTAGGTAGCGAATTAAGCATTAACGATACGAATGTACTTCTTGATGCGAAACAACGTGCACAGATGAGTGAACAAATGAAGAGTGTATTACAGGAAGGATTGACGATATCGTTACACACGGTTTATTGGGGTGTTTTTCTATTTGCCTGTATTAGCTTCTTTCTCGTTATTTTTATGCCGATTTCAGATAAGCAAGGTGGCGAAACAGGAAGATAGAATTTTTTGATGACTGACATAGCTTTTCTTACCATCTAATCTATGGTACGATAACACAAACTTATGACGTGTCAATAAACCACTAGAGGGAATAAGGTGTGCATTTCACTAGTGGTAATTTCACTATATAAGGAAAAGCGCTATCATATAGATTATGATAAGCAGATAGAATTGGGTGGGAAAAAATTAATGGTTTCTTCTGAATTTCGTATTTTAGTAATCTTGTCTGAAGAAATGAATATGCGTAAAGCAGCAGAAAGGTTATATGTGTCTCAACCTGCATTGAGTCAGCGGCTCCAATCAATTGAGAAATCTTGGGGTACGAAGATTTTTTTGCGTTCTCAACGTGGTTTAACGGTTACGCCTGAAGGGGAGCAAATTATACAATTTGCAAAGGAAATTGTTGGGCGTGAAGAGCAGGTGAAAGAGCAAATTACATCACTTCATTCTGAGGTACATGGCACATTGAAATTAGCTGTTGCTTCGATAGTTGGCCAATATTGGTTGCCAGCAGTATTAAAAGACTTTGTAAAATTATATCCACATGTAAAAATATCACTCGTTACTGGTTGGAGTAGTGAAATGTTACGTCACATGTATGAAGACCATGTCCATCTTGGTATCATTCGTGGACGTCCTGAATGGAAAGGAAAGAAAGTACATCTTCTATCAGATAAGCTTTATTTAGTGGATACTGAAATTCAGAATTTAGAGCAAGTGAAGGAAACATCAAAACCATACATACTGTTTCGAAGTGACTCAACTTATTATCAAGAAATTCAAGATTGGTGGCATCGGCAAATTCAAACGACACCAAAACGAACAATCGTCGTTGATCAAATTGAAACGTGTAAACAAATGGTGCTTAATGGAATAGGTTATGCGATTTTACCAGAGGTAACGTTAACTGAACATGATGACCAAGTTTATCGGATTCCAATTTATGGTGAAGATGAACAGCAGATGCAACGTGATACGTGGTTACTCGGTTATGATGCAGTGTTTGAATTAAAACAAGTGAAGGCTTTCATTGAATTCATTCAACGAGCAATTTCAGCAAACGAATGATTCGTAGTTGTCAGTACCTATCACTTTTTGATACAGTAAAGGATAGAAGTTTAGGTGATTGTATCACCGACATCTTTTAATAGATATAGTTACTAGGAGGATACATAATGAAACAAATGGATGCAAATGAAATTATCTCTTTTATTCAAAACAGTACGAAATCAACACCAGTGAAAGTACATATTAAAGGTGAACTAGAAGGCATTGAATTCGGTGCTGACACGCAAACGTTCATTACTGGAAATACAGGTGTGCTTTTCGGTGAGTGGAAAGATATTAAGAAAGCACTAGATGAAAACAAAGGGAAAGTAGAAGATTTTGTAGTTGAGAACGATCGTCGTAATTCTGCAATTCCT
This window harbors:
- a CDS encoding MDR family MFS transporter, with amino-acid sequence MVSKSTRRPIVLAAIMIAMFMSAIEATIVSTAMPSIVSDLGGFSSYSWVFSAYLLMNMATTLIYGKLSDLYGRRPIFIIGVVIFLIGSTLCGFATSMETLIAFRFLQGLGAGAVMPIASTIVGDMYTKEERAQIQGYLSSVWGISAVLGPALGGFFVEVLSWHYVFWMNIPLGVLAIIVVGLYLHEEVDNRKREIDYLGSVWLVISLSALMFILVEGGIHIPWSSSRMFTLIGIFSIGMFLFIRQERKATEPMMPFELWKERSITISNLGALTTGAMLIGVSSFLPAFVQGVMERSATVAGFTLTTMSIGWPIAATIAGRLLLKIGYRKTSLFGGIALIIGAIFFVTLSLERGPIWAACGSFFIGIGMGLMNTSFIVSIQSTVSWKLRGIATASNMFMRNLGSALGAALLGGILNSRLHAYIQNSGLGSELSINDTNVLLDAKQRAQMSEQMKSVLQEGLTISLHTVYWGVFLFACISFFLVIFMPISDKQGGETGR
- a CDS encoding LysR family transcriptional regulator — translated: MVSSEFRILVILSEEMNMRKAAERLYVSQPALSQRLQSIEKSWGTKIFLRSQRGLTVTPEGEQIIQFAKEIVGREEQVKEQITSLHSEVHGTLKLAVASIVGQYWLPAVLKDFVKLYPHVKISLVTGWSSEMLRHMYEDHVHLGIIRGRPEWKGKKVHLLSDKLYLVDTEIQNLEQVKETSKPYILFRSDSTYYQEIQDWWHRQIQTTPKRTIVVDQIETCKQMVLNGIGYAILPEVTLTEHDDQVYRIPIYGEDEQQMQRDTWLLGYDAVFELKQVKAFIEFIQRAISANE